A genomic window from Chitinophagaceae bacterium includes:
- a CDS encoding Arc family DNA binding domain-containing protein, with amino-acid sequence MPPDKKAFVLRINPDTLKELEKWAADDFRSVNGQIEYLLQKALTDSKRSKNKTPSKK; translated from the coding sequence ATGCCTCCTGATAAAAAAGCTTTTGTATTACGTATCAATCCTGACACGCTCAAAGAACTGGAGAAGTGGGCTGCAGATGATTTCCGAAGTGTGAATGGACAAATTGAATATTTGTTGCAGAAGGCATTGACAGACAGCAAACGTTCAAAAAATAAAACGCCTTCTAAAAAATAG
- the rplT gene encoding 50S ribosomal protein L20, with the protein MPRSVNSVASRARRKRMFAQAKGYFGKRKNVTSVAKNAVEKSMVYAYQGRKQKKRDYRALWIARINAAIREEGMSYSVFISKLKNGNVMLNRKTLADLAMNDMPAFKAIVASVK; encoded by the coding sequence ATGCCCCGTTCAGTAAATAGTGTTGCCTCCCGCGCCCGCCGTAAGCGGATGTTTGCCCAGGCAAAAGGATATTTCGGTAAAAGGAAAAACGTAACCTCTGTAGCCAAGAATGCCGTTGAAAAATCAATGGTGTATGCTTATCAGGGAAGAAAGCAGAAAAAACGCGATTACCGTGCACTTTGGATTGCCCGCATTAATGCAGCTATTCGTGAAGAAGGAATGAGCTATTCCGTATTCATCTCTAAGTTGAAAAACGGCAATGTGATGCTCAACCGTAAAACCCTTGCTGATCTGGCCATGAATGATATGCCTGCGTTTAAGGCGATTGTGGCTTCCGTGAAATAG
- a CDS encoding T9SS type A sorting domain-containing protein: protein MKNKLRVSCPILFIILFLSFTASAQWQWQNPLPDGSYWNAVFFESASQGWITGNTGTILHTTDAGNSWSFQNSNTCVSLDAIQFVSSVEGWIAGGNGTILHTTDGGTNWIPQNSGVTAEIISISFINQNEGWALENNGVLHTVNGGNTWLVQSNITSGFSIHFTSALNGWISSFFGTIYHTTSGGLTWTPQESSVSENLLAISAINDNEAWMAGVPGIIHTSDGGNTWASQTGSCCLFLQSVCFINELMGWTVGGDLFMRTTDGGVTWTSQTLTNSVSAVHFSDASNGWLVGNAAVLNTTDSGNTLINKVSTVSNASLKSVHFYDAAYGWTVGSEGAILHTENGGTIWSTQSSGTIADLNGVFAVSATEAWAVGALPDKILHTNNTGNTWTTASSGTSEFLTSVFFVDALHGWASGDNGTIIHTVDGGTNWNVQPTNSQMNLSSISFANENTGWAVGSAGTILFTENGGISYSTQNSNSGIDLLSVQCISPAEAWAVGTGTLLHTTDGGQSWSSQFIGEPFTDVFFTSADTGWTTGLYQGVSLTTDGGNSWTVQSCAPNIQPSSIHVSESGDIWVVGINGNIIHSSGDGLTLSASQYLLPKEIQVSVYPNPSANDFNVSIQPTGKGEISFQVYNSTGQLVESFTNEIINQSSIKLGQNLRPGCYFLLIQSTNISICEKIFKQ, encoded by the coding sequence ATGAAAAATAAGTTACGGGTCAGTTGTCCAATCCTTTTCATTATCCTGTTTTTGTCCTTTACTGCTTCTGCACAATGGCAATGGCAAAATCCTTTGCCGGATGGCAGCTACTGGAATGCGGTATTTTTTGAATCTGCATCACAAGGATGGATCACCGGAAATACAGGAACAATTTTACATACTACCGATGCCGGAAATTCATGGTCATTTCAAAACAGCAATACCTGTGTATCACTTGATGCTATACAATTTGTGAGTTCTGTGGAAGGATGGATAGCTGGCGGAAATGGAACCATCCTGCATACCACAGACGGCGGTACAAACTGGATCCCTCAAAACAGTGGTGTGACAGCGGAGATTATTTCTATCAGCTTTATCAATCAAAATGAAGGTTGGGCATTAGAGAATAATGGTGTGCTACATACTGTAAATGGTGGCAATACCTGGCTTGTGCAAAGCAACATTACTTCCGGATTCAGCATTCATTTCACGAGTGCATTGAATGGTTGGATATCCAGTTTCTTCGGCACTATCTACCACACAACCAGCGGTGGCTTAACCTGGACACCACAGGAGAGCAGCGTATCTGAAAACCTGTTGGCCATTTCAGCCATCAATGATAATGAAGCCTGGATGGCAGGCGTACCCGGAATTATTCATACATCAGATGGTGGAAATACCTGGGCTTCACAAACAGGAAGCTGTTGTCTTTTTCTGCAATCCGTTTGCTTCATCAACGAACTGATGGGTTGGACTGTGGGAGGAGATTTGTTTATGCGCACTACGGATGGTGGAGTAACATGGACTTCGCAAACGCTGACCAACAGTGTGAGCGCAGTCCATTTTTCTGACGCATCAAATGGCTGGCTGGTAGGAAATGCTGCGGTGCTCAATACGACCGATAGCGGCAATACCCTGATCAATAAAGTGAGCACTGTATCGAATGCATCATTAAAGTCCGTTCATTTTTATGATGCAGCATACGGTTGGACTGTTGGTTCAGAAGGCGCCATCCTGCATACTGAAAACGGCGGAACAATTTGGTCAACGCAAAGCAGTGGAACCATTGCAGATCTTAACGGTGTATTTGCTGTAAGCGCAACCGAAGCGTGGGCAGTTGGTGCTCTGCCTGATAAAATCCTGCATACTAACAATACCGGTAATACATGGACAACAGCATCAAGTGGCACTTCTGAATTTCTTACTTCAGTTTTTTTCGTGGATGCGCTTCACGGTTGGGCTTCAGGTGATAACGGAACTATTATTCATACAGTTGACGGTGGCACGAATTGGAATGTGCAGCCAACAAACAGCCAGATGAATCTCTCCTCGATATCTTTTGCAAACGAAAACACCGGATGGGCAGTTGGATCTGCCGGAACAATTTTATTTACTGAAAACGGAGGCATTTCTTATTCGACTCAAAACAGTAATTCAGGCATTGACCTTTTAAGTGTACAATGTATTTCTCCCGCTGAAGCATGGGCCGTTGGAACCGGGACATTGCTGCACACTACGGATGGTGGCCAAAGCTGGTCCTCACAATTCATCGGTGAACCATTTACTGATGTATTCTTTACAAGTGCTGATACGGGTTGGACAACCGGTCTCTATCAAGGTGTAAGTCTCACAACCGATGGTGGAAATTCATGGACTGTTCAATCGTGTGCTCCGAATATCCAACCTTCCTCCATTCATGTTTCTGAGAGCGGTGATATCTGGGTAGTGGGAATTAATGGCAATATCATTCATTCATCAGGTGATGGATTGACGCTCTCTGCATCTCAGTACTTATTGCCCAAAGAAATTCAGGTGAGTGTTTATCCCAACCCTTCAGCAAATGATTTCAATGTATCCATTCAACCTACCGGGAAAGGCGAGATCTCTTTTCAGGTTTATAACTCAACAGGGCAATTAGTTGAATCCTTTACCAATGAAATTATAAATCAATCATCCATCAAGCTTGGACAAAATTTAAGGCCTGGATGCTATTTTCTGTTAATTCAATCAACCAATATTTCTATCTGCGAAAAGATTTTCAAGCAGTAA
- a CDS encoding tetratricopeptide repeat protein — protein sequence MRFSLRYNNPPSILLSSKMLHMNFLWIAMFSIAVFVATSCNHPNEAVQKNNMDSLVGKDSTDPQINALSEKIKSTPKNPELYFLRSNIFLQHGNIPASFSDMSAAIALDSANIKYYFAIADIYLKGGSADGAIDAFNHIIRTDPENTEALIKLSKVYFYQKDYKNSMQQLARVQELDKDNFETWFIRGLNFKETGDTSRAITSFQKSVQIKPDFYDGYMQLGLITGHKKNSPAAQYFDNAIRIDSTTAEAYYAKAMYYQEHGENEKAKSTYEALITVNPQFESSYFNLGYIYIKQDSIDKAYRMFDFAIKVKPAYAEAYYYRGLCAEEKGNKEQAISDFRQALTLKPGYELAQKELNTLTQSSK from the coding sequence ATGCGTTTTTCACTTCGTTATAATAATCCGCCTTCCATACTTCTTTCTTCCAAAATGCTGCATATGAACTTTTTATGGATAGCCATGTTTTCAATTGCTGTATTCGTTGCAACTTCCTGCAATCATCCGAATGAAGCAGTGCAGAAAAATAACATGGACTCGCTGGTTGGAAAAGATTCAACAGATCCGCAGATCAATGCCCTCAGTGAAAAAATTAAATCAACTCCGAAAAATCCCGAACTGTATTTTCTTCGCAGCAATATTTTCCTCCAACATGGAAACATTCCGGCTTCTTTCAGCGACATGTCCGCTGCCATTGCGCTGGATTCCGCTAACATAAAATACTATTTCGCGATAGCTGATATTTATCTGAAAGGTGGTTCCGCCGATGGTGCGATTGATGCTTTTAATCACATCATTCGAACTGATCCGGAAAATACGGAAGCACTGATTAAATTAAGTAAGGTGTACTTCTATCAAAAAGATTATAAAAATTCCATGCAACAACTTGCAAGGGTACAAGAACTTGACAAGGACAATTTTGAAACCTGGTTTATCCGCGGGCTTAATTTTAAAGAGACAGGTGATACCAGCAGGGCGATTACTTCTTTTCAGAAATCGGTGCAGATAAAACCTGATTTCTATGACGGCTATATGCAACTTGGTTTAATCACCGGCCATAAAAAAAATTCTCCTGCTGCACAGTATTTCGATAATGCCATTCGCATTGACAGTACAACGGCTGAAGCGTATTATGCCAAGGCCATGTATTACCAGGAACATGGCGAAAATGAAAAAGCAAAGTCAACTTATGAAGCACTGATCACTGTGAATCCTCAATTTGAATCTTCGTACTTTAATCTTGGCTATATCTACATCAAACAGGATTCAATTGATAAAGCATATCGCATGTTTGATTTTGCAATAAAAGTGAAACCCGCTTATGCTGAAGCCTATTACTACCGTGGATTGTGCGCTGAAGAAAAGGGAAATAAGGAACAAGCCATCTCCGATTTTCGTCAGGCGTTAACTTTAAAGCCCGGCTATGAGTTGGCTCAAAAAGAATTGAATACCTTAACGCAATCATCAAAATAA
- a CDS encoding T9SS type A sorting domain-containing protein — MKPLFTILVGVLLAGAAFSQGTWTAITALAPHSSGGGMLLLSDGTVLVKSTSGGTDGIGSTYDKLTPNSSGSYINGTWSSIASMAKTRLYYSSQVLKDGRVYVAGGEYGTGGSSGEVYNPLTNTWTSTPAPGSTVSDANSEILEDGRILQALVSGSLTGTKIYDPVSNTYITGPTALGIHNESAWVKLPDNSILYVNRLNTSSERYIPATNTWIADATVPVQLYDAFGDETGGALLLPDGRALFLGSAGHNAYYTPSGSTTPGTWLAAPDFPNAKGTPDAPAAMMVNGKVLCNASPVPTSSNHFPTPTTFYEFDPTTNIFTAINAPGGGATLNVSTYVTCFLNLPDGNILYSKQGSNQYYVYVSDGSPIAAGKPVVSNIVQTGTNTYKITGTQFNGISQGSTYGDDWQMNTNYPIIRLTSGTNVYYARTSNWNSTGVRRGTAADTATFTIPSGLANVPYSLYVVANGIASDAFPFSLSPTAGVTIAITSGSNPSCDGSSVTFTATSINGGTLPAYQWKVNGTDAGTNSSVYSTSTLTNGQIVTCVMTSNLAGVLGNPATSTGITMVINAPSPASVSIAASTTTICSGTAVTFTATPTNGGSSPSYQWKVDGVNAGTNSSTFVTSTLTNGQVVTCDMISNSTCVTSSIATSNAVAITVSTNSTPSVTIAATSTLVCAGTQVTFTATPVNAGLTPVYQWKVDGVNSGTNSPTYSSTSLSNGQVVSCVLNSSSVCAVTASLGTGTNTNATNSDLGAAYPTYYGNGRQQYLIKASELTALGLIAGNITAVGFKINGTTGDPATLFGYTIKMAATSVTALTSTFQSPTFTTVFGPSNYAPVLNTVNTHSFSTPFSWNGTSNILVEICFSNQVTGTIAYQSYQTTSSFVSTTYYQADGSGGAAACSQATGPGTGSVRPNMTFTAAAALTATSNGITMTINPLPVVTADNVSGCPGNSIALSGTPAGGTWSVANPYTGTSTTYTHTFTDGNGCANTSAAANITVAPPVVSFSGLAASYNIGAAPVTLTGSPAGGIFSGTGISGNTFSPAIAGLGGPYTITYFYDNGNGCSNTASQQTTVTNCTIPVTPGTITGQLSGVCSSTKSYSIAAVAGATSYTWSVPAGASISSGQGTVNLSASFTSSFSSGNISVVAGNTCGNSGASAITVAGVPAQPGTITGPVSVCHNQSNIVYSIAAVTGATSYTWTVPAGTTIRTGQGTTSIKVRFGNSAGNVTVTPVNACGSGTIKSVAVAMPCRDESIDISETILDLNVFPNPFTDKTTVTFMPSQDEDAAISIYDITGKELLVLFDGKANGDETYTLTFDGSSFPQGIYFLRLETSNGENFVKKLMLHR; from the coding sequence ATGAAACCTCTTTTTACAATTCTGGTAGGCGTGCTCCTTGCAGGTGCTGCTTTTTCACAGGGCACCTGGACCGCTATTACCGCTTTAGCGCCTCACTCGAGCGGTGGCGGAATGCTGTTACTTTCTGATGGAACTGTTTTGGTAAAATCAACATCAGGAGGCACGGATGGCATCGGCAGCACCTACGATAAACTAACACCGAACAGTAGTGGAAGTTATATCAACGGTACCTGGTCGTCCATTGCGTCCATGGCGAAGACACGTCTTTATTATTCCTCACAAGTGCTTAAGGATGGCCGTGTGTATGTTGCCGGTGGTGAATATGGTACAGGAGGTTCTTCGGGTGAAGTATATAACCCTTTAACCAATACCTGGACCAGTACGCCGGCGCCCGGATCAACGGTAAGTGATGCCAATTCGGAAATTCTTGAAGATGGAAGAATTCTTCAGGCTTTGGTTTCCGGTAGTTTAACCGGAACAAAAATTTATGATCCTGTTTCCAATACTTACATCACAGGACCTACTGCACTCGGAATTCATAATGAGTCGGCATGGGTTAAATTACCTGATAACAGCATATTGTATGTAAACAGACTCAACACCAGTTCAGAAAGATATATACCTGCCACCAACACATGGATTGCAGATGCAACCGTTCCTGTTCAATTGTATGATGCTTTTGGTGATGAAACCGGTGGCGCATTACTTTTACCTGATGGACGCGCGCTCTTTCTCGGCTCCGCCGGACACAATGCATATTATACTCCATCCGGAAGCACAACTCCGGGAACATGGCTGGCTGCTCCCGATTTCCCCAATGCTAAGGGAACGCCCGATGCTCCTGCCGCCATGATGGTGAATGGAAAAGTGTTGTGTAATGCTTCGCCGGTTCCCACTTCATCCAATCATTTTCCAACCCCAACCACCTTTTATGAATTCGATCCCACCACTAATATTTTTACCGCCATCAATGCTCCGGGTGGTGGTGCAACTTTAAATGTTTCCACTTATGTAACCTGCTTCCTCAATTTGCCGGATGGCAATATTCTTTATTCAAAACAGGGTTCCAATCAGTATTATGTTTACGTGTCTGATGGTTCACCGATAGCCGCAGGAAAACCGGTTGTCAGCAACATAGTCCAAACCGGTACGAATACGTATAAAATTACAGGTACCCAGTTTAATGGTATTTCGCAGGGTTCCACTTATGGCGATGACTGGCAGATGAATACTAATTATCCAATTATACGTCTCACTTCCGGCACCAACGTTTACTATGCACGCACCTCTAACTGGAACAGCACAGGCGTAAGAAGAGGAACCGCAGCCGACACGGCCACATTCACCATTCCCTCAGGCCTGGCCAATGTTCCGTATTCATTGTATGTAGTTGCGAATGGTATTGCTTCTGATGCGTTTCCATTCTCACTTTCTCCAACTGCCGGTGTTACCATTGCAATAACCTCCGGCTCAAATCCATCATGTGATGGTTCATCTGTAACGTTTACGGCTACAAGCATTAATGGTGGTACCCTACCTGCTTATCAATGGAAAGTAAATGGCACTGATGCCGGCACTAACAGTTCAGTTTATTCTACATCAACTCTAACCAATGGACAAATCGTAACCTGTGTGATGACGTCGAATCTCGCAGGTGTTTTAGGAAACCCTGCTACCTCAACAGGCATTACCATGGTTATTAATGCTCCTTCACCGGCAAGCGTAAGTATTGCTGCCAGCACAACTACCATTTGTTCAGGAACTGCTGTTACGTTCACTGCCACTCCAACCAATGGTGGATCCTCACCATCTTATCAATGGAAAGTTGACGGCGTGAATGCAGGTACAAACAGTTCAACGTTTGTAACATCCACTTTAACCAACGGACAAGTAGTTACGTGCGATATGATATCTAATTCAACCTGCGTAACATCATCAATTGCAACATCCAATGCTGTTGCTATAACAGTTAGCACCAACAGTACTCCATCTGTAACTATTGCCGCAACTTCCACTCTCGTATGTGCCGGAACACAGGTAACATTTACTGCAACACCGGTTAATGCAGGTCTCACACCTGTCTATCAATGGAAAGTGGATGGTGTTAACAGTGGAACGAATAGCCCAACCTATTCAAGCACCAGTCTCTCTAATGGTCAGGTTGTATCCTGTGTTTTAAATTCAAGTTCTGTTTGTGCGGTAACTGCATCACTTGGCACAGGAACAAATACGAATGCAACTAACAGCGATTTAGGTGCAGCTTATCCGACTTACTATGGAAACGGAAGACAGCAATATCTGATCAAAGCGTCTGAACTTACAGCACTCGGATTGATTGCCGGCAATATTACTGCTGTTGGATTTAAAATTAATGGTACCACAGGAGATCCTGCTACACTGTTTGGCTACACTATCAAAATGGCTGCAACAAGTGTAACTGCATTAACAAGTACGTTCCAGTCACCAACCTTTACAACCGTCTTCGGCCCTTCAAATTATGCTCCTGTACTGAATACAGTAAACACGCATTCCTTTTCAACACCCTTTTCCTGGAATGGCACTTCAAATATCTTAGTGGAGATTTGTTTCTCTAACCAGGTTACAGGAACTATCGCTTATCAATCTTACCAGACTACCAGTTCTTTCGTTTCAACCACCTATTATCAGGCCGATGGAAGCGGTGGTGCAGCAGCCTGTTCACAAGCAACAGGACCCGGAACCGGTTCAGTAAGACCTAATATGACCTTCACTGCTGCTGCAGCATTAACTGCAACATCAAATGGAATAACAATGACCATAAATCCATTGCCTGTAGTTACAGCGGACAATGTGAGTGGTTGTCCCGGAAATTCCATTGCTTTATCAGGAACACCTGCCGGTGGAACGTGGAGTGTTGCAAATCCTTATACCGGAACCAGCACAACTTACACACATACTTTTACTGATGGTAACGGATGCGCCAATACAAGCGCTGCTGCAAACATCACTGTTGCTCCTCCTGTAGTTTCATTCAGTGGTTTAGCAGCAAGCTACAACATCGGTGCTGCTCCGGTTACATTAACTGGTTCACCTGCGGGTGGAATTTTCAGTGGAACAGGTATTTCCGGAAATACTTTCAGTCCCGCAATTGCGGGATTAGGTGGCCCGTACACCATCACCTATTTCTATGATAATGGAAATGGTTGCAGCAATACTGCTTCACAACAAACTACGGTTACCAATTGCACCATACCTGTAACCCCTGGAACCATCACCGGTCAATTGTCAGGAGTTTGTTCTTCCACAAAATCTTATTCCATTGCCGCAGTTGCTGGTGCAACAAGCTATACCTGGTCGGTTCCTGCAGGAGCATCCATAAGCAGCGGACAAGGAACAGTAAACCTCAGTGCATCTTTTACAAGTAGTTTCAGCAGCGGAAATATTTCTGTAGTTGCAGGTAATACCTGTGGAAACAGTGGTGCATCAGCCATTACAGTGGCAGGAGTTCCGGCGCAACCCGGAACCATAACAGGGCCTGTTTCTGTATGTCACAATCAAAGTAATATTGTTTATTCCATTGCTGCGGTAACAGGTGCCACTTCTTATACGTGGACTGTTCCGGCAGGAACTACCATCAGAACCGGTCAGGGTACAACCAGTATTAAAGTCCGTTTCGGAAATTCAGCGGGCAATGTTACTGTTACTCCTGTTAATGCATGCGGTTCTGGAACAATAAAATCTGTTGCAGTTGCAATGCCTTGTCGTGATGAGAGTATTGATATCTCAGAAACTATTTTGGATCTGAATGTTTTTCCCAATCCCTTTACTGACAAAACAACCGTAACATTTATGCCTTCTCAGGACGAAGATGCTGCTATCAGTATTTATGATATCACCGGAAAAGAACTGTTGGTACTGTTCGATGGGAAAGCCAATGGTGACGAAACGTATACTTTAACTTTTGATGGAAGCAGCTTTCCGCAGGGAATTTATTTCCTGAGACTTGAAACAAGTAACGGAGAAAACTTTGTTAAGAAGTTGATGCTGCATCGATAA
- the rpmI gene encoding 50S ribosomal protein L35, with translation MPKMKTNSSAKKRFKLTGTGKVKRKKAFKRHILTKKAHDRKKQLGKSGLVDSTNMGNVKKMLLI, from the coding sequence ATGCCTAAAATGAAGACAAATTCCAGTGCCAAAAAGCGATTTAAGCTTACAGGTACCGGAAAAGTAAAACGTAAGAAAGCTTTCAAGCGCCATATTCTCACCAAGAAGGCTCATGACAGGAAGAAGCAACTCGGAAAATCCGGATTGGTTGATTCTACCAATATGGGTAACGTGAAGAAAATGCTCCTTATCTGA
- a CDS encoding SPFH domain-containing protein: MIQEKNFTAISGFLMIGLAIVCAIAVIIFMVNDMPYPAIPFAIAFPFIVRGIFIVNPNEAKALTLFGKYSGTVKQNGLMWANPFYARQHVSLRARNQNGQALKVNDKIGNPIEIAAVIVWNVVDTAKALYEVNSFEQFVAIQSEAAVRHLAGTCPYDFSEDETATVTLRGGGDKVNEMLVNELNERLSQAGIIVSEARISHLAYAPEIAGAMLQRQQASAVVSARKLIVEGAVGMVEMALAKLSEKEIVHLDEERKAAMVSNLLVVLCGDKNVSPILNTGTLYA, translated from the coding sequence ATGATCCAGGAAAAAAATTTTACCGCCATCTCAGGATTTCTCATGATTGGCCTCGCAATAGTTTGCGCTATTGCAGTAATTATTTTTATGGTAAATGATATGCCTTACCCGGCAATTCCGTTTGCCATCGCTTTTCCCTTTATTGTAAGAGGAATTTTTATAGTAAACCCCAATGAAGCGAAGGCCCTCACGCTTTTCGGAAAATATTCCGGCACGGTAAAACAGAACGGGTTGATGTGGGCGAATCCGTTTTATGCGCGCCAGCACGTTTCACTTCGTGCCCGTAACCAGAATGGTCAGGCACTGAAAGTGAACGACAAAATCGGAAACCCGATAGAAATTGCAGCCGTGATTGTATGGAATGTAGTAGATACTGCAAAAGCATTGTACGAAGTAAATAGTTTCGAACAGTTTGTTGCCATTCAGAGCGAAGCTGCAGTGCGACATCTGGCAGGCACCTGTCCGTATGACTTTTCAGAAGATGAAACGGCAACTGTTACGCTTCGCGGCGGTGGCGACAAAGTGAATGAGATGCTGGTAAACGAATTGAATGAACGTTTATCGCAGGCGGGAATAATTGTGAGCGAAGCTCGCATCAGCCATTTGGCGTATGCGCCGGAAATTGCCGGCGCGATGTTGCAACGTCAACAAGCTTCAGCGGTGGTTTCCGCCCGCAAGCTGATTGTGGAAGGTGCCGTTGGAATGGTGGAAATGGCGTTGGCAAAACTTTCAGAAAAAGAAATCGTCCATCTTGATGAAGAGCGTAAAGCCGCGATGGTAAGCAACCTGTTGGTAGTACTGTGTGGTGATAAGAATGTAAGTCCGATATTAAATACAGGCACGCTTTACGCTTAG
- the thrS gene encoding threonine--tRNA ligase, whose amino-acid sequence MINISFPDGTIRQFEKGTSALGIAKSISEGLARKVLAAKVNGKVVDAFRPIEEDASLTLLTWDDREGKETFWHSSAHLMAEALEASYPGIKFGYGPPVDNGFYYDVDLGGREIGADDLLKIEKKMAELAAKNSEYVRTEVPKEEALKYFTEKGDEYKIETVQELNDGEITFYKQGNFTDLCRGPHIPNTGFIKATKLMNIAGAYWKGNEKNKQLTRIYGITFPKQKELEEYLQQIEEAKKRDHRKIGKEMEIFVFDDDVGPGLALWLPNGGAIIEQLETLAKKTEEEAGYYRVKSPHIAKESLYITSGHLPYYADSMFPPMELDGTKYYLRAMNCPHHHKIFSASPKSYKDLPLRLAEYATCYRYEQSGELFGLMRVRALNMNDAHIYCTEEQFEQEFQAVNEMYLKYFKIFGIEKYVMRFSTHDPAKRGQKYLDLPELWKKTEDMVRKVLIDSKIPYIEVPDEAAFYGPKIDVQIWSVIGREFTLATNQVDFGQPLRFGLTFKNKNNQDETPLVIHRAPLGTHERFIGFLIEHYAGNFPVWLAPKQVAILPISDRHIDYAKRLESLFRKQHIRMELDERSEKIGRKIRDAEMKKIPYMLVIGDKEEQESKVSVRRHGEGDKGEMSIESFIEQVKRESEIV is encoded by the coding sequence ATGATCAATATTTCTTTCCCCGATGGAACCATCCGTCAATTCGAAAAAGGAACCAGCGCACTGGGCATCGCTAAATCCATCAGTGAAGGATTGGCGAGAAAAGTACTCGCGGCTAAAGTGAACGGAAAAGTGGTGGATGCTTTTCGTCCTATTGAAGAAGATGCAAGCCTGACGCTGTTAACATGGGACGACCGCGAAGGCAAAGAAACTTTCTGGCATTCATCAGCACACCTGATGGCAGAAGCGCTTGAAGCTTCTTATCCGGGAATAAAATTCGGTTACGGACCACCGGTTGACAATGGATTTTATTACGATGTTGATTTGGGGGGAAGAGAAATCGGTGCTGATGACCTTCTGAAGATTGAGAAAAAAATGGCGGAGCTGGCTGCGAAAAACAGCGAGTATGTACGCACTGAAGTTCCGAAGGAAGAAGCATTGAAGTATTTCACGGAGAAAGGTGACGAGTATAAAATTGAAACCGTTCAGGAGTTGAATGACGGTGAAATCACTTTTTATAAGCAAGGCAATTTTACAGATCTCTGCCGTGGGCCGCACATACCGAACACAGGGTTTATCAAGGCCACCAAACTCATGAATATTGCAGGCGCCTACTGGAAAGGGAATGAAAAAAATAAACAACTGACCAGGATTTACGGTATCACTTTTCCCAAACAAAAGGAATTAGAGGAGTACCTGCAACAAATAGAGGAAGCGAAAAAAAGAGATCACCGTAAGATCGGAAAGGAGATGGAGATCTTTGTTTTTGATGATGATGTAGGTCCGGGATTAGCGCTTTGGCTTCCCAACGGCGGTGCCATCATTGAGCAATTGGAAACACTGGCCAAGAAGACAGAAGAGGAAGCAGGATATTATCGCGTAAAGTCACCTCACATTGCAAAGGAATCCCTATACATCACCAGCGGACACTTGCCTTATTATGCCGATTCCATGTTTCCACCCATGGAATTGGATGGTACCAAGTATTACCTGAGGGCCATGAATTGTCCGCACCATCACAAAATATTTTCAGCTTCGCCGAAGAGTTATAAAGACCTTCCGTTGCGACTGGCGGAGTATGCGACATGCTATCGATATGAGCAATCCGGTGAATTATTCGGACTCATGCGTGTGCGTGCCTTGAACATGAATGATGCGCATATCTATTGCACGGAAGAACAATTTGAACAGGAGTTCCAGGCCGTGAATGAGATGTATCTCAAGTATTTCAAAATTTTTGGAATTGAAAAATACGTGATGCGTTTTTCTACGCATGATCCTGCTAAGCGCGGACAGAAATATCTTGACCTCCCCGAATTGTGGAAGAAGACCGAAGATATGGTGCGCAAGGTTTTAATTGATTCAAAGATTCCCTATATCGAAGTGCCTGATGAAGCGGCTTTCTACGGACCCAAGATTGATGTACAGATCTGGAGTGTGATTGGCAGGGAATTTACGTTGGCTACCAACCAGGTTGACTTTGGTCAGCCATTGCGTTTTGGCTTGACTTTCAAAAATAAAAACAACCAGGATGAAACGCCTTTGGTAATTCACCGTGCCCCATTAGGAACACATGAACGTTTTATCGGTTTCCTGATTGAACATTATGCCGGCAATTTTCCGGTATGGCTGGCACCGAAACAGGTTGCAATTTTACCCATCAGCGACCGTCATATTGACTATGCCAAACGGCTGGAAAGTCTTTTCAGAAAGCAACACATCCGCATGGAACTTGATGAGCGGAGTGAAAAGATCGGCAGAAAAATCAGGGATGCGGAGATGAAAAAGATTCCTTACATGCTGGTAATCGGCGACAAAGAAGAACAGGAAAGCAAGGTTAGCGTTAGAAGGCACGGCGAAGGTGACAAAGGTGAGATGTCTATCGAATCATTTATTGAACAAGTAAAGAGAGAATCAGAAATAGTATAA